A window of Coturnix japonica isolate 7356 chromosome 2, Coturnix japonica 2.1, whole genome shotgun sequence contains these coding sequences:
- the LOC107308712 gene encoding ATP-binding cassette sub-family F member 2, producing MPSDLAAKKKEAAKARQRPRRAPDENGDGGTEPQEVRAPEANGTVMPEVDALTKELEDFELKKAAARAVTGVLASHPNSTDVHIINLSLTFHGQELLSDTKLELNSGRRYGLIGLNGIGKSMLLSAIGKREVPIPEHIDIYHLTREMPPSDKTPLQCVMEVDTERSMLEREAERLAHEDAECEKLMELYERLEELDADKAEARASRILHGLGFTPAMQRKKLKDFSGGWRMRVALARALFIRPFMLLLDEPTNHLDLDACVWLEEELKTFKRILVLISHSQDFLNGICTNIIHMHNRKLKYYTGNYDQYVKTRLELEENQMKRFHWEQDQIAHMKNYIARFGHGSAKLARQAQSKEKTLQKMMASGLTERVVNDKTLSFYFPPCGKIPPPVIMVQNVSFKYTKDGPWIYNNLEFGIDLDTRVALVGPNGAGKSTLLKLLTGELLPTDGMIRKHSHVKIGRYHQHLQEQLDLDLSPLEYMMKCYPEIKEKEEMRKIIGRYGLTGKQQVSPIRNLSDGQKCRVCFAWLAWQNPHMLFLDEPTNHLDIETIDALADAINDFEGGMMLVSHDFRLIQQVAQEIWVCEKQTITKWQGDILAYKEHLKSKLVDEDPQLTKKTHNV from the exons aTGCCGTCGGACCTGGCGGCCAAGAAGAAGGAGGCGGCCAAGGCCCGGCAacggccccgccgcgccccggACGAGAACGGAGATGGCGGGACGGAGCCGCAGGAGGTGCGAGCACCGGAGGCCAACGGGACGGTAATGCCAG AAGTGGACGCCCTTACAAAGGAGCTGGAGGACTTTGAGCTGAAGAAAGCTGCTGCTCGCGCAGTGACAGGAGTGCTGGCGTCCCACCCCAACAGCACCGACGTGCACATCATCAACCTGTCCCTCACCTTCCACGGCCAAGAGCTGCTGAGCGACACTAAACTGGAGCTGAACTCTGGGAGGAGATACGGCCTCATTGGCCTCAATGGGATCG GGAAATCCATGCTTCTGTCAGCCATTGGGAAACGAGAAGTGCCCATTCCAGAGCACATTGACATCTATCACCTGACCCGAGAGATGCCTCCCAGTGACAAGACCCCTCTACAGTGTGTGATGGAGGTGGATACGGAGAGGTCCATGTTGGAACGAGAAGCAGAGCGTCTGGCTCACGAAGATG cGGAGTGTGAGAAACTCATGGAGTTGTATGAACGTCTGGAGGAGCTGGACGCTGACAAGGCAGAAGCGCGGGCCTCTCGTATCCTACACGGCTTGGGGTTTACGCCAGCCatgcagaggaagaagctgaaggaCTTTAGTGGTGGCTGGAGAATGAGGGTGGCTCTTGCAAG AGCACTCTTCATTCGGCCATTCATGCTACTGCTAGATGAACCCACGAACCACCTTGACCTGGATGCCTGCGTGTGGTTGGAAGAAGAACTTAAAAC GTTCAAGCGGATCCTTGTGCTGATATCCCACTCCCAGGACTTCTTGAATGGCATCTGCACCAACATAATCCACATGCATAATCGCAAACTGAAGTACTATACG GGGAATTATGATCAGTATGTAAAAACTCGCctggaactggaagaaaatcaaatgaagCGTTTCCACTGGGAACAAGATCAGATCGCCCACATGAAG AATTATATTGCACGATTTGGTCACGGTAGTGCAAAGCTGGCCAGGCAAGCTCAGAGCAAGGAGAAGACTCTTCAAAAAATGATGGCTTCTGGCTTGACAGAGAGAGTGGTAAATGATAAG ACTTTGTCATTCTATTTCCCACCCTGTGGAAAAATCCCCCCTCCTGTCATCATGGTGCAGAACGTCAGCTTCAAATACACAAAGGATGGG CCATGGATCTATAATAACCTGGAGTTTGGGATTGACCTGGATACCCGTGTTGCTCTTGTTGGACCCAATGGAGCTGGAAAGTCAACACTGCTGAAACTGCTCACAGGAGAG TTGCTGCCCACAGATGGGATGATTCGCAAGCATTCACATGTGAAGATTGGTAGATACCACCAG CACTTGCAAGAGCAGTTGGACTTAGATCTCTCACCCCTGGAATACATGATGAAATGCTACCCAGAAAtcaaggagaaggaggagatgaGAAAAATCATTGGCAGATATGGTCTGACAGGGAAACAGCAG GTGAGCCCCATTCGGAACCTCTCTGATGGGCAGAAGTGTCGTGTGTGCTTCGCATGGCTGGCTTGGCAGAATCCCCACATGCTTTTCCTGGATGAGCCCACCAACCACTTGGACATAGAAACAATAGATGCTCTGGCAGATGCGATCAATGACTTTGAAGGAGGAATGATGCTTGTCAGCCACGACTTCAGACTCATCCAGCAG GTTGCTCAGGAGATCTGGGTCTGTGAGAAGCAGACAATCACCAAGTGGCAGGGTGACATCCTCGCTTATAAGGAGCATCTCAAGTCCAAGCTGGTGGATGAGGATCCGCAGCTCACCAAGAAGACCCATAATGTGTGA